One Drosophila kikkawai strain 14028-0561.14 chromosome 3L, DkikHiC1v2, whole genome shotgun sequence genomic window carries:
- the LOC108077509 gene encoding microtubule-associated protein futsch isoform X5, protein MVYVFLSVAGNYVSLPGAGTTASEQPTILLINGLASDAQLEEKQIRAAALKLALDSNYIEAPQHPAAVPTTPGGSHLLDFESHLIESVSGEGSGVGIKELPPIEQELQQGTSKVGTDDAEPVIEVEPAGAKTKQLVETSAPAHQIAEVDETATPSEEVRRTAEQLVDEIEQELIQALSRDVDEAQQLHKDQIQREKEELNSLSKQVEVQLNELTGILKNKPQAEIVLELPTEEEQKPKPIVAAPNELKLVEVPTPKTEAEEQERQEFIDSLPQIEQNRLQGSGSDDTDAQRLSADCKREYYQSLKKYLLHSSQDKPPVPLQTYRWEDLKRAKERGGYPWTHLYKRPLGPDEQPEIVLLLRKSQELRFKSESPKSLKKVRYDEQVLVKETERYIQDLSEDEAVATTTDDSSESSSDSETESERDQHNEDALSECISCVSDSVLAVGGHARPRKTNRLAHIRDLIRRRRSGRTHEDAQSLPGNSANPSRQSSVHELAPPPGSLIPNTEKPLNTSKPKQGFEIMKKLKSLAERQKKRLNIKRITLKKEDKIVLGEQQKIMKLKASPKSDRGEIPHFIEKQDSDDVLELVEYDESPCRKRTKEELQEDQPSGSGSNRVPEPEEIIELPVAKTETEAPAVKITEPAEEKSEQAEELKSEQEVEEEADAESPPKKTPRLRREHVYEEIGRAETQEPVEQPIVELEALKKSLTRQDNLALDEIEAAKPVPLDRMGSSEEEQVTAGKPGALLAPLSSIDSTSSDEDRARKAQLSPVAEDSDEPMEISSDLRPTLKKEPSPAPSDKKVTFSHVEDEAEPHREDVDLPEDVLEAATNAAKWKNESDHEYEPVGGSSPAPSTQAELQLPMDIDAALSSAGTTPRTESRTDYEIHTSQVDSSALEELPLQPENRRKGFMASAQDRTKKMQDGIRQQAGKLRTRLQTKPKPKPVSGSPKAKAKERRRFKAPEFSKIKMPEIKRPDMSKLKDLKRPEFTKFNKPDMSKFKLPEKLSTLKLRRSKSFKENEGELPSEDTQENTGTTASPTQAQPAPKKKFEFNFGTYPRAFRKKKPEEPAPVAMESSLGTEGLSLSVIPSTETQPSQTSTSSPQGDRGPGPVRSRWADKFSDVSYNDSEGSRYRRYGSELESFDRESSLERRMKEDLEGTEDTASEAQPQPEMGILGAVADSKQFAEFDEENRAIHEISSKRSREFKRRPMVHQDSDLRSEDSRDAEGWTEKDIQKNKLLRKAELEAEAGFYKFHDLQDAQSTASSGKKVVMEPIDDDEFFLRKRGISEDNIQLRQYISEAIREGYDMPNALKHVGYSAEQVPAEFADYDVPPAKPRRLPRNYQPEFDSQEFQRSDYGDDLSMSQNGSEFTPKRPLRKARSRSKYSIEGSQDIPMADGGSSIQYFDDDEEYLRPPIRDQQAAVDSEQALNNLDIGGRAAAMIQEELEKERQKTRPQAPRRQKKRTRDDASVEKDADSFINGFGGRSVSNTFLQPHEDVIVYRTEHEYRHIPLATPDRFTDGASARTQRSEDDRTSRGADSLILDVHTKTRPELEDNEEGVPRTKSDEKFVIDMLESDGYAVVRKESLPKPTPPARRKKFTRSPGERFATLPSIRGSRGSPPPARPPPPQQYVPTEDSPVVPRRRSAASLVEIPQMIKSNYESQKVQPPEEEDDYEEPGALGRPESPRSNLQSGEIINKMKFRPLPPPPRPPREKRSARGGSQTLDSYDESEHVASSSQADSYDQGEFEVEVSTQTDPLPDDFVCEEFEITEDMKIIEPRRSNGSGNKTLEDLLRSVEAAQEPDEVDGARVLTEDEQLAKGLQRFRDANQRSMSERSRASSQADRSKSLSRPQTPSSAVVIERRVPTPSLSAGEDDAAVQASLIVRPISAADLEDDELRREEEELRREGLLSDSSVQSKSDVEEEDHGGEVVLSDYAASSADLDAAVEQLQQAQLESDYESRLEDDEVERTLRDNEYEDEKYSEQEEEEEIAKLEKELTEQELEEALEKELQEAMEKELSDYRQKEKEQELELAFSEEEPAASEIDYQQSEEEKATSELDYRQSEDEHPLSAEEHTLSEEERTLLSDTEQHLSEPEIPAVEETIQKSTASEPTEAEVELKFVATLPTEPAYGHEEEDEEQEPGVVPLPPPRRRSTTALEPTTAVSLTIAEHSSRELTPIQSVQSPPEPQLPSRLADLEVERLRVHALQAGQIQVSQLHGAQIKADDLQCKSGQLVVQNIELPPGFIDDIVERVQREQRTSLLTSETQTSRQPSSEPATSEKEQPIKPPRHSKLTEQAPPIANLDEQTQTETGLLPLPPPPTAYPTVEYLQSLAPLAFYNLQRSAEAEQAEASSAADRKAPHKCRRRHVAQEHLEEESGSELEEQLVERPRSRSRRSRTRSATQPPEDEYDEDQPKTVVQAGRQFISACSLELVNIINQLTHYVRGEAVEPQQAPRNVSALMVLFILITFGVLIFLLTGRQVHTHHWDYFNPPGNEGRQT, encoded by the exons ATGGTTTATGTTTTCCTCAGTGTCGCTGGCAATTATG TGTCGCTACCCGGCGCTGGAACCACCGCGAGTGAGCAGCCGACCATCCTTCTGATCAACGGCCTCGCCAGCGACGCCCAATTGGAGGAGAAACAGATCCGAGCGGCCGCCTTGAAGCTAGCCCTCGATAGCAACTACATCGAGGCACCTCAGCATCCCGCAGCAGTGCCCACTACTCCCGGTGGCTCGCACCTCCTCGACTTCGAGTCCCATCTCATCGAGAGCGTCTCTGGCGAAGGCAGCGGCGTTGGCATCAAGGAGCTGCCGCCCATCGAACAGGAACTGCAGCAGGGCACATCCAAGGTAGGCACCGATGACGCAGAGCCAGTGATCGAGGTCGAACCGGCTGGCGCCAAGACCAAGCAACTCGTCGAGACTTCAGCACCTGCTCACCAAATCGCCGAGGTCGACGAGACGGCCACTCCGTCGGAGGAAGTGCGTCGCACCGCCGAGCAGCTGGTGGATGAGATCGAACAGGAGCTGATCCAGGCACTCAGCAGGGATGTAGACGAGGCACAGCAGCTGCACAAGGACCAGATCCAACGCGAGAAGGAGGAGCTCAACTCACTCTCCAAGCAGGTGGAGGTGCAGTTAAACGAACTGACCGGCATCCTCAAGAACAAGCCCCAGGCGGAGATTGTCTTGGAGCTGCCAACGGAAGAGGAGCAGAAGCCAAAGCCAATTGTAGCCGCTCCCAACGAGCTGAAGCTCGTAGAGGTCCCCACGCCAAAGACCGAGgccgaggagcaggagcgTCAGGAGTTTATCGACTCCCTTCCCCAGATCGAGCAGAATCGCCTGCAGGGAAGCGGATCGGACGATACAGATGCCCAGCGACTCTCGGCGGACTGCAAGCGGGAGTACTACCAGTCGCTGAAGAAGTACCTGTTGCACAGCAGCCAGGACAAGCCACCAGTGCCACTCCAAACTTACCGTTGGGAGGATCTAAAGCGAGCCAAAGAACGG GGCGGCTACCCTTGGACTCATTTATACAAGCGACCTTTGGGACCCGACGAGCAGCCAGAgattgtgctgctgctgcgcaaGTCTCAGGAGCTGCGCTTCAAGTCCGAATCGCCCAAGTCCCTGAAGAAGGTGCGCTACGACGAGCAAGTACTGGtcaaggagaccgagagataCATCCAGGACTTGTCCGAGGACGAGGCGGTCGCCACCACCACAGACGACAGCAGCGAATCATCGTCCGACTCGGAGACCGAATCTGAACGCGACCAGCACAACGAGGACGCGCTTAGCGAGTGCATCTCCTGCGTGTCCGATTCCGTGCTAGCGGTTGGAGGACACGCCCGTCCCCGCAAGACAAATCGCCTGGCCCATATACGTGACCTGATCCGGCGCAGACGCAGTGGTCGCACCCACGAGGACGCCCAATCGTTGCCGGGCAACTCGGCCAATCCTAGTCGCCAGAGCAGCGTGCACGAGCTAGCCCCGCCGCCGGGATCTCTTATCCCCAACACCGAAAAGCCTTTGAACACCAGCAAGCCCAAGCAGGGATTCGAAATCATGAAGAAGCTGAAGAGTCTGGCTGAACGCCAGAAAAAGCGACTAAACATCAAGCGGATCACGCTGAAGAAGGAGGATAAGATCGTGCTGGGTGAGCAGCAGAAGATCATGAAGCTGAAGGCTTCGCCCAAATCCGATCGCGGTGAAATCCCACACTTCATCGAGAAGCAAGACTCCGACGATGTCCTAGAACTGGTGGAGTACGACGAGTCTCCCTGCCGCAAGCGCACCAAGGAGGAGCTCCAGGAGGATCAGCctagtggcagtggcagcaacaGAGTGCCTGAGCCAGAGGAGATCATAGAGCTACCGGTGGCCAAGACTGAGACGGAGGCGCCTGCTGTGAAAATAACCGAACCCGCGGAGGAAAAGTCGGAACAAGCCGAAGAACTAAAATCAGAACAAGAAGTCGAGGAAGAAGCTGATGCTGAATCTCCTCCTAAGAAGACACCTCGACTGCGTCGAGAGCATGTCTACGAGGAGATTGGCCGGGCCGAAACTCAAGAGCCAGTAGAGCAGCCCATTGTTGAACTGGAAGCCCTTAAAAAGTCCCTGACACGACAGGACAATCTAGCTCTCGATGAAATCGAGGCGGCCAAGCCCGTACCTCTGGACCGCATGGGCAGCAGCGAGGAAGAGCAGGTGACCGCCGGTAAGCCAGGCGCCTTGTTGGCCCCGCTTTCCTCCATCGACTCCACATCGTCCGACGAGGACCGTGCCCGCAAGGCGCAACTTTCGCCGGTAGCCGAGGATAGCGACGAACCTATGGAGATCAGTAGCGATTTGCGTCCAACGCTCAAGAAAGAACCCTCACCAGCGCCCTCGGACAAGAAGGTCACCTTTTCCCACGTCGAGGACGAGGCAGAGCCGCATCGCGAGGACGTCGACCTGCCCGAAGATGTCCTGGAGGCGGCCACAAACGCGGCAAAGTGGAAGAACGAGAG TGATCATGAATACGAGCCCGTGGGCGGATCCTCACCAGCGCCCAGCACCCAGGCCGAGCTGCAGCTGCCCATGGACATCGATGCAGCGCTCAGCTCGGCCGGCACCACGCCCCGCACCGAATCCCGCACAGACTATGAAATCCACACCAGCCAGGTGGACTCCAGCGCCCTGGAGGAGCTGCCACTGCAGCCGGAGAACCGGCGCAAGGGCTTCATGGCCTCGGCCCAGGACCGAACTAAGAAAATGCAGGATGGCATCCGCCAGCAGGCGGGTAAGCTCCGCACCAGGCTTCAGACCAAGCCAAAACCCAAGCCCGTTTCGGGAAGCCCCAAAGCAAAGGCCAAGGAAAGGAGACGCTTCAAGGCGCCCGAGTTCTCCAAGATCAAGATGCCCGAGATCAAGCGACCGGATATGTCAAAACTGAAGGATCTGAAGCGACCGGAGTTCACCAAGTTCAACAAGCCAGACATGTCCAAGTTCAAGCTCCCGGAGAAGTTATCCACGCTGAAGCTGCGGCGTAGCAAGAGCTTCAAGGAGAACGAGGGTGAGCTGCCCTCAGAGGACACCCAGGAGAACACCGGAACCACTGCATCCCCCACCCAAGCCCAACCTGCTCCCAAAAAGAAGTTTGAGTTCAACTTTGGCACCTATCCGCGGGCCTTCCGCAAAAAGAAGCCCGAGGAGCCGGCTCCCGTGGCCATGGAATCCTCTTTGGGCACAGAGGGACTCAGTTTGAGTGTGATTCCTAGCACGGAGACGCAGCCTTCGCAGACGTCCACTAGCTCACCTCAGGGCGATCGCGGACCAGGCCCTGTGCGCTCCCGTTGGGCGGACAAGTTCTCCGACGTGAGCTACAACGACAGCGAGGGATCTCGCTACCGGCGCTATGGCAGTGAGTTGGAAAGCTTCGACCGGGAGTCCTCGTTGGAGCGCCGCATGAAGGAGGATCTTGAGGGCACCGAGGACACAGCCAGCGAGGCGCAGCCGCAGCCGGAAATGGGCATCCTGGGCGCCGTGGCTGACAGTAAGCAGTTCGCTGAATTCGACGAAGAGAACCGTGCCATCCACGAGATCTCCAGCAAGCGGTCCCGAGAGTTCAAGCGCCGTCCCATGGTGCATCAGGACTCGGATCTCCGCTCCGAAGACAGCAGAGATGCCGAGGGCTGGACAGAGAAGGATATACAGAAGAACAAGCTGCTCCGCAAAGCCGAACTGGAGGCGGAGGCTGGCTTCTACAAGTTCCACGATCTGCAAGACGCACAATCCACGGCCAGCTCCGGCAAGAAGGTGGTCATGGAGCCcatcgacgacgacgagttCTTCCTGCGCAAGCGGGGCATCTCTGAGGACAACATCCAGCTGCGCCAGTACATCAGCGAGGCCATTCGCGAGGGCTACGACATGCCCAATGCCTTGAAGCATGTCGGCTACTCCGCGGAGCAGGTCCCGGCGGAGTTCGCGGACTACGATGTGCCTCCGGCCAAGCCACGTCGCCTGCCCCGTAACTACCAGCCGGAATTCGACTCGCAGGAGTTCCAGCGCAGCGATTACGGAGACGATCTCTCCATGTCGCAGAACGGCAGCGAGTTCACGCCGAAGCGACCGCTTCGGAAGGCCCGCAGTCGCAGCAAATACTCCATCGAGGGCAGCCAGGACATACCCATGGCGGATGGCGGCAGCAGCATTCAGTACTtcgacgatgacgaggagtACCTCCGACCCCCAATAAGGGATCAGCAGGCCGCTGTAGACTCAGAGCAGGCGCTCAATAACCTCGATATCGGCGGCAGGGCAGCGGCGATGATTCAGGAGGAGCTAGAGAAGGAGCGACAGAAGACCCGTCCGCAGGCACCGAGGCGCCAGAAGAAACGCACAAGGGACGACGCATCCGTGGAAAAGGATGCGGACTCGTTCATCAACGGCTTTGGTGGTAGATCAGTATCGAACACCTTTTTGCAGCCACACGAAGAT GTAATTGTTTATCGCACTGAACACGAATATCGTCACATACCGCTAGCCACGCCGGACAGATTTACGGACGGAGCTTCGGCGCGCACGCAGCGGTCCGAGGACGACCGCACATCGCGCGGCGCCGACTCCCTGATCCTGGACGTGCACACGAAGACGAGGCCCGAGCTGGAGGACAACGAGGAGGGGGTGCCGAGGACTAAGAGCGACGAGAAGTTCGTCATTGACATGCTGGAGAGCGATGG CTATGCGGTGGTTCGCAAGGAGTCGTTGCCCAAGCCCACGCCGCCAGCCCGCCGGAAGAAGTTCACCCGGTCGCCGGGCGAGCGTTTCGCCACGCTGCCCAGCATTCGCGGCTCTCGGGGATCCCCGCCGCCAGCTcgtccgccgccgccgcagcagtACGTGCCCACGGAGGACTCGCCGGTAGTGCCGCGTCGCAGATCCGCGGCCAGTCTGGTCGAGATCCCCCAGATGATCAAGTCGAA CTACGAGTCCCAGAAGGTGCAGccgccggaggaggaggatgactACGAGGAGCCGGGCGCCCTGGGGCGACCAGAGTCGCCGCGCTCCAATCTGCAGTCGGGCGAGATCATCAACAAGATGAAGTTCCGCccactgccgccgccaccgcgtCCTCCGCGTGAGAAACGCTCCGCGAGAGGTGGTAGCCAGACCCTGGACAGCTACGACGAAAGCGAACACGTGGCCAGCTCCAGCCAGGCAGATAGCTACGACCAGGGTGAGTTCGAAGTAGAGGTGTCCACGCAAACGGACCCGCTGCCCGATGACTTTGTCTGCGAGGAGTTCGAGATCACCGAGGACATGAAGATCATCGAGCCGCGTCGCTCCAACGGATCAGGCAACAAGACCCTGGAGGATCTGCTGCGCAGCGTTGAGGCCGCCCAGGAACCGGACGAGGTGGATGGCGCCCGAGTGCTGACCGAAGACGAGCAGCTGGCCAAGGGTCTGCAGAGATTCCGGGATGCCAACCAGCGCAGCATGTCGGAGCGATCTCGTGCATCTTCCCAAGCGGATCGCTCCAAGTCGCTGAGTCGTCCGCAGACGCCTTCGTCGGCGGTGGTGATCGAGCGGCGTGTGCCCACGCCCAGTCTGTCGGCTGGCGAGGATGATGCCGCTGTGCAGGCCTCTTTGATTGTGCGGCCCATCAGTGCCGCCGATCTCGAGGACGACGAACTGCggcgcgaggaggaggagctgcgaCGCGAGGGCTTGCTTTCGGACAGCTCTGTGCAGAGCAAGTCCGacgtggaggaggaggaccaTGGCGGTGAAGTGGTCCTGAGCGACTATGCGGCCAGTTCCGCAGACTTGGATGCGGCggtggagcagctgcagcaggctCAGTTGGAAAGCGACTACGAAAGCCGGCTGGAGGACGACGAGGTGGAGCGCACGCTGAGAGACAATGAGTACGAGGACGAAAAGTATTCGGagcaggaagaggaggaggaaatAGCTAAGCTGGAGAAGGAGCTCACAGAACAGGAACTGGAGGAAGCCCTCGAGAAGGAGCTACAAGAAGCCATGGAGAAGGAGCTATCCGACTACcggcaaaaggaaaaggagCAAGAGCTGGAGCTGGCATTCTCCGAAGAAGAGCCTGCCGCCTCCGAGATCGATTACCAGCAATCCGAAGAGGAAAAGGCTACCTCCGAGCTCGACTATCGTCAGTCCGAGGACGAGCATCCGCTCTCAGCGGAAGAACACACCCTTTCCGAAGAGGAGCGCACACTCCTATCCGACACCGAACAGCATCTGTCCGAACCCGAAATCCCAGCCGTTGAGGAGACCATTCAGAAGTCCACCGCCAGTGAACCCACCGAGGCCGAAGTAGAGCTCAAATTCGTAGCCACTTTGCCCACCGAACCCGCCTACGGTCATGAGGAAGAGGATGAGGAGCAAGAGCCTGGTGTGGTACCATTGCCACCACCGCGGCGCAGGTCCACTACCGCCCTGGAACCCACCACAGCCGTCAGTCTAACGATTGCCGAACACTCTAGCCGTGAACTCACGCCCATTCAATCGGTTCAATCCCCGCCAGAGCCGCAACTGCCGAGTCGCCTGGCGGACTTGGAAGTGGAACGATTGAGAGTCCATGCCCTGCAGGCTGGCCAAATCCAAGTGTCGCAGCTCCACGGCGCCCAGATCAAGGCCGACGATCTGCAGTGCAAGTCCGGGCAGTTGGTAGTCCAGAACATCGAGCTGCCGCCTGGATTTATTGACGACATTGTGGAGCGGGTGCAGCGGGAGCAGCGTACTTCGCTGCTGACCAGCGAGACGCAGACCAGCCGGCAGCCCAGCAGCGAACCCGCCACCTCCGAAAAGGAGCAGCCCATCAAGCCGCCACGCCACAGCAAGCTCACCGAGCAAGCGCCGCCTATCGCCAATCTCGACGAGCAGACTCAGACGGAGACGGgcctgctgccactgccaccgccGCCAACAGCATACCCGACCGTGGAGTACCTGCAGTCTCTGGCTCCACTGGCCTTCTACAATCTGCAGCGCAGCGCCGAGGCGGAGCAGGCAGAAGCCTCGTCCGCCGCAGATCGCAAGGCGCCGCACAAATGCCGACGACGCCACGTCGCCCAAGAGCACCTGGAGGAGGAGTCCGGTtcggagctggaggagcagctAGTGGAGCGCCCACGCTCCCGGTCGAGACGCTCGCGCACCAGGAGCGCCACACAGCCGCCGGAGGACGAGTACGACGAGGATCAGCCCAAGACGGTGGTACAGGCGGGCCGGCAATTCATCTCGGCCTGCAGCCTGGAGCTAGTCAACATCATCAACCAGCTGACGCACTATGTGCGCGGCGAGGCTGTGGAGCCGCAGCAGGCGCCACGCAACGTGTCCGCGCTAATGGTGCTCTTCATCCTGATCACGTTCGGTGTGCTGATCTTCCTGCTGACCGGGCGACAGGTGCACACGCATCACTGGGACTACTTCAATCCGCCCGGGAACGAGGGCAGGCAGACGTGA